The proteins below come from a single Pleuronectes platessa chromosome 1, fPlePla1.1, whole genome shotgun sequence genomic window:
- the irx5a gene encoding iroquois-class homeodomain protein IRX-5a has protein sequence MAYPQGYLYQPSASLALYSCPAYSTGVLSGPRTEELGRSSSGSAFAPYAGSTPFSSASPGYSSHLPYSADAAAAATFTSYVGSPYDHTTGMAGSLGYHPYGSPLGSYPYGDPAYRKNATRDATATLKAWLSEHRKNPYPTKGEKIMLAIITKMTLTQVSTWFANARRRLKKENKMTWTPRNRSEDEEEDENIDLEKNDDDEPSKPTDKGDSTDTEAGDIGCDRFKEESHGKDTEPLLSDSELREQEERTTDSLPDSAKPTTSSPSAVPRGNPSVAQQDKPTDLSHAPGSVTSNVTSVIHSPPSAPKPKLWSLAEIATSSDRCKSSSDAPQTCPGLAQSSVMGTGASPSRSSPQCPHPNSTVLSRPLYYTSPFYPGYTNYGGSFGHLHSNHGSVTTGSTAHFNGLNQTVLNRAEALVRESQKVRGQTQVDLCKDSPYELKKGMSNI, from the exons ATGGCGTATCCTCAGGGCTACTTGTACCAGCCGTCCGCTTCCCTGGCCCTGTACTCGTGCCCTGCGTACAGCACCGGCGTTCTATCCGGACCCCGAACCGAGGAACTTGGGAGATCCTCCTCGGGATCTGCTTTTGCGCCCTATGCCGGATCTACTCCGTTCTCCAGCGCCTCGCCAGGCTACAGCTCCCACCTCCCGTACAGTGCAGACGCGGCGGCAGCGGCCACATTCACCTCGTACGTG GGTTCTCCCTACGACCACACCACGGGTATGGCCGGCTCATTAGGATACCACCCTTACGGATCGCCCTTGGGCAGCTACCCTTACGGTGACCCAGCGTACCGTAAAAACGCGACACGGGACGCCACGGCCACCCTGAAGGCCTGGCTCAGCGAGCACCGCAAGAACCCCTACCCCACCAAGGGCGAGAAGATCATGCTGGCCATCATCACCAAGATGACCCTCACCCAGGTGTCCACCTGGTTCGCCAACGCCAGGAGGAGGCTAAAGAAGGAGAACAAGATGACGTGGACCCCGCGGAACCGCagcgaggacgaggaggaggacgagaacATCGATCTGGAGAAGAACGACGACGACGAGCCCAGCAAGCCCACGGACAAGGGAGACTCCACAGACACGGAAGCAG GGGACATCGGCTGTGACAGGTTTAAAGAGGAGAGCCATGGCAAAGACACGGAGCCCCTTCTGAGCGACTCGGAGTtaagagagcaggaggagcggaCTACAGACTCGCTGCCGGATTCCGCAAAACCGACCACGTCGTCGCCCTCCGCGGTGCCCCGGGGGAACCCGAGCGTTGCGCAACAAGACAAGCCCACAGACCTGAGCCACGCACCGGGCTCGGTGACCAGCAACGTGACCTCCGTGATCCACTCGCCCCCCTCGGCCCCTAAACCCAAACTGTGGTCCCTGGCGGAGATCGCCACGTCCTCGGACAGATGTAAAAGCAGCAGCGACGCGCCACAGACCTGTCCCGGTCTGGCTCAGAGCTCGGTGATGGGCACCGGCGCGTCCCCCTCCCGGTCCTCCCCCCAGTGCCCGCACCCCAACAGCACGGTCCTCTCCAGGCCGTTGTACTACACCTCCCCTTTCTACCCCGGCTACACGAACTATGGTGGCAGCTTTGGACACCTTCACAGTAACCACGGCTCGGTGACCACGGGCTCCACGGCACATTTCAATGGATTAAACCAGACTGTGTTAAATAGAGCAGAGGCTTTGGTGAGGGAGAGCCAGAAAGTCAGAGGCCAAACGCAGGTAGATCTTTGTAAAGACTCCCCTTATGAACTAAAGAAAGGTATGTCAAACATTTAA